The following DNA comes from Hahella chejuensis KCTC 2396.
CGGTTATCTCCAATAATCTGGCGGTGATCGCCTCATCCATATCGACATGAAGATCGGTGAGATGCAGCAGGCGAAAGCCCTTGAACGCTGCTGGAATCTTCCTGTGCCGCACAGGATTGTGAATCACTTGAATGTTTCTGGCGTTGCGTCGCCCCCACTCATACATTCCCGCCAGCTTGAACGTCCAGCGCATCAGGGTTTGCATGGAATACCAGTTTTCGGGATGGAAAAAATTAATACCCCCACCGCCGAACACACGTTGAGCGTGATCCTGCTCTATTCCCAGGCGCTGGCGCGCATGCACAAAGCCCAAGCGCTGCTCCAGCCTCGTCAGTAAATCCGCGTCATCGTGTATTTCAGTTTCTGGAATGGAGCGGGCAAGCGTCCGGTTCACATCGCTCATGAAAAATAGTGATCCTTTGGGTTGATCCGCTATCGGCCGGATAACTTATGACCAATGTGAACTAAGCATAGTCGAGAAAGGACAAAAAAATCGTCTGCAAGAGGCATTTCGTCTGGGCTCAAGTCTCCGATGGAGGTAAGCTACCCGCATTCCAATGCTAATAGTACTTATGACCGATTAGATTATTACAACAGACAAAGACAAGACCATCACGCTGGAGACATCATGAAAGTATTGGTAACCGGAGCAAACGGACATATCGGCTCCCACGTGGTACGGCAACTACTCGACCAAAACCATGAAGTGCGCGCCTTTGTGCGCAAAAGCTCAGACTTGCGCGGGCTCAACGGGCTCAAGCCGGAATTCGCTTACGGCGATGTCAAAGACCCTGCCGCCATGGAAGCCGCCGCCGAAGGTTGCGACGCCATCATTCATATGGCTGCGGTGTACAAGACCATCGCCAAGTCCATCGAGGAAATCGTCGAGCCGGCCTTGCAAGGCGCAGAAAATGTATTCAAGGCCGCCCATAAACACGGTATTAAGCGTGTGGTGTACACCAGCTCTGTAGCCTCCATCGGGTTTTCCTATGACCCACAGGCATTGCGCAGCGGCGAGGACTGGAATGACGACGCGCAGAACGCCTATTACGTAGCCAAGACCCGCAGTGAGAGAGCCGCGCAGAAACTGGCCCGCGAATACGACATTCACCTGGTGGTCATCTGCCCCGCTATCGTGTTGGGCCCGAACGACTATCGCATCACTCCCTCCAACCAATTAGTGATGGATTGGTTGAACGGTTTCGGGCAAACCTACCCTGGCGGCTTGAACCTGGTGGACGTGCGCGACGTCGCCGCCGCTCATGTCGCCGCGTTAAGCAAAGGGGAAAACTGCAAGCGTTACGTCGTGGGCGGAGAGAATATCGAGGTTAAGGAAATTGGCGTCGCCTTGAAGCGCCTTACCGGCGTCAAACCGATCCACCTGCCAACTGGCCGTGGCCTCACTCTGACATTCGCCCGCGTGGTGGAGACACTGTGCAAGCTGTTGCACATCAAGCCGCCGTTTACCTACGACTTGGTTTACGAGGTAGTGGGACGCTATGCGTACTATGATTGCAGCGAGGCGGCAAAAGACCTGGGCGTTGAACCTCGCGACGCGGAAGAGACGCTGAAGGACTGCATCGCCTGGCTCCTGTCCCAGAATAAATTAAAGCCTCGCGTCGCCGCCAAAGTGGCGCCAAAAATCCCCACGCATCCCGCTTCCGCTTGAAGCGAAGCGGCGACTGTTCCGTATAGAAAGTAAGGCTGTCACGGCCTTACTTCCATCTACTCCCTAGCCCCTTACCGCGCATCATCCTGGTTAAATTTTAAGCTTTATAGCAACACTATATATAGTAGAGGCCTGATAGACGTATTTTTACTATGCAACCTTTCTGTCATATTCGCCGTCAGCCCAGAAATGCGGCGGCCAAAGGTCTGATTAAGAGCTATTTCAAGCCTCCGCTTACGCCAAAATGATTTTTTTCTCAAGCCTTCACATCACATTATATAGTGCTATACTTTGCGGAAATCGCCATATATAGGGTCAGAGTCGCTAACAGCACGCATTCTGACAGTCAAGTCTCCGATGGGAGTCCCAACCTGTAAAATGGCGCGTTCTCTCCAGGGCCGCAAAGGCCCGGACATACACAGAACTTCATCGGACACCAGGTTTTTCACAACCTGCCGCACAAGTAAGGTGCACAACATATTGTGGTCGCCAGTTTTTGTAACGCAACACAGGAAGTTTACCTTGCGAATCAGTCGTATCTCGCAGCGCTATCTGGAATTGGCGGTCTGACCAACAACACTGCAGTTTTAAAATAAACCTTGTTCGGGGTTAGAAGATTTGAGGGATATTATGAACGCTAAAGTCCAGCAGCTTATCGCGCCTATTGATATGCAGCCCGCTTCCGTCGATATCTGGGAAACCAAATACCAACTGAAAACCAAGTCTGGAAGCCCAGTGGACAAAGACATCCTGGGTACTTACGAACGCGTCGCCAAGGCGCTATCCTCCGTGGAAGCCGACAGCATACGCGAGAAAGTGCTGGCGGACTTCGTATGGGCGCTGGAAAACGGAGCCATTCCAGCCGGTCGCATCATGTCCAACGCGGGCGCGGAAGAACACAAGCCCGCCACGTCCACGATCAATTGCACCGTGTCCGGCAGCATCATGGACTCCATGGACGATATCCTGCTGAAAAACCACGAAGCCGGCCTCACCCTCAAGGCTGGCTGCGGCATTGGTTATGAATTCTCCACACTGCGTCCGAAAGGCGCTTATGTGGCCGGCGCCGGCGCCACCACTTCCGGCCCATTGTCGTTCATGGATATCTTCGACAAGATGTGCTTCACCGTCTCCTCCGCTGGCGGACGCCGCGGCGCGCAGATGGCCACTTTCGACGTGCATCACCCCGACGTCTTCGACTTCGTTCGCGCCAAGCGTGAAGATGGTCGTCTGCGTCAGTTCAACCTGTCTTTGCTGATTACCGAAGACTTCATCAAGGCGGTTCAAAACGACGAAGATTGGCGTTTCTCCTTTCCGATCACTCGCAAAGAAGCGGAAGAGGACAATATTGACGTCAACGACGAAACCCAATATCTGTATCGCGACTTTCCGGTAAAAGACGGTTACATGACTGACGAAAGCGGCCGCGTCGTCTGCCGCATTTACCGCACAGTCAAAGCGCGCTCTATCTGGGACGCGATTATGACGTCCACTTACGACTTCGCCGAGCCAGGCTTCATCCTGATCGATAAAGTCAATGAAATGAACAACAACTGGTTCTGCGAGAACATTCGCGCCACCAACCCCTGCGGCGAACAGCCTCTGCCGCCTTACGGCAGCTGTCTGCTGGGCTCAGTGAACCTGACCAAGTTCGTGGAATACCCGTTCACTGAAAACGCCAAGTTCAACTTCGACAAGTATCGCAAGGTCGTGGCCATTTTCACCCGCATGCTGGACAACGTGGTGGAGATCAACGGCCTGCCGCTGGAAGGCCAGCGCCACGAAATACAGTACAAACGCCGCCATGGCATGGGCATCCTGGGTCTGGGCTCCACGCTGGCCATGCTGCGCATGCCTTACGGCTCTGACGAATCCGTCAGCTTCACTGAAGAAGTATGTCGCGAGATGGCGCTGGAAGGCTGGCGCCAGGGCTTGGAGCTGGCGAAAGAAAAAGGTCCCGCTCCCATCATGGAAGACACCTTTATCGTTACTGAAGAAATGCTGCGTCTGCGTCCGGAAATGGCGAAAGACGGCCTGAAAGCCGGCGACAAGCTGAAAGGCAAAGTGCTGCACGCCAAATACAGCCGCTACATGCAACGCGTTGCGGAAGCCGATCCCAAACTGGTCGACGCACTGGCCAAAAAAGGCGCGCGCTTCACGCACCATACGTCCATTGCTCCTACCGGCACCATTTCTCTGTCTCTGGCCAACAACGCCAGCAACGGCATTGAGCCCAGCTTCGCCCATCACTACTCCCGCAACGTGATTCGCCAGGGCAAGAAGACCAAAGAGAAAATGGACGTGTTCTCCTATGAGCTGCTGGCGTATCGCCACCTGGTCAATCCAAAAGCGATGCCATTCTCAGAGGACGCCGAAGCGCAATTGCCTGCGTACTTCACCACCAGTGACGACGTAACCCCCAAGCAACATGTGGACATCCAGGCGGCGGCGCAACTGTGGGTGGACTCCTCCATCTCCAAGACTGCAAATGTCCCCACCGATTTCCCATACGGGGAGTTCAAGGACATTTATATGTACGCTTACGAGAAAGGCCTGAAAGGCTGCACCACCTTCCGCTTCAACCCGGAAGCGTTTCAGGGCGTACTGGTCAAAGAAAA
Coding sequences within:
- a CDS encoding NAD-dependent epimerase/dehydratase family protein produces the protein MKVLVTGANGHIGSHVVRQLLDQNHEVRAFVRKSSDLRGLNGLKPEFAYGDVKDPAAMEAAAEGCDAIIHMAAVYKTIAKSIEEIVEPALQGAENVFKAAHKHGIKRVVYTSSVASIGFSYDPQALRSGEDWNDDAQNAYYVAKTRSERAAQKLAREYDIHLVVICPAIVLGPNDYRITPSNQLVMDWLNGFGQTYPGGLNLVDVRDVAAAHVAALSKGENCKRYVVGGENIEVKEIGVALKRLTGVKPIHLPTGRGLTLTFARVVETLCKLLHIKPPFTYDLVYEVVGRYAYYDCSEAAKDLGVEPRDAEETLKDCIAWLLSQNKLKPRVAAKVAPKIPTHPASA
- a CDS encoding adenosylcobalamin-dependent ribonucleoside-diphosphate reductase, which produces MNAKVQQLIAPIDMQPASVDIWETKYQLKTKSGSPVDKDILGTYERVAKALSSVEADSIREKVLADFVWALENGAIPAGRIMSNAGAEEHKPATSTINCTVSGSIMDSMDDILLKNHEAGLTLKAGCGIGYEFSTLRPKGAYVAGAGATTSGPLSFMDIFDKMCFTVSSAGGRRGAQMATFDVHHPDVFDFVRAKREDGRLRQFNLSLLITEDFIKAVQNDEDWRFSFPITRKEAEEDNIDVNDETQYLYRDFPVKDGYMTDESGRVVCRIYRTVKARSIWDAIMTSTYDFAEPGFILIDKVNEMNNNWFCENIRATNPCGEQPLPPYGSCLLGSVNLTKFVEYPFTENAKFNFDKYRKVVAIFTRMLDNVVEINGLPLEGQRHEIQYKRRHGMGILGLGSTLAMLRMPYGSDESVSFTEEVCREMALEGWRQGLELAKEKGPAPIMEDTFIVTEEMLRLRPEMAKDGLKAGDKLKGKVLHAKYSRYMQRVAEADPKLVDALAKKGARFTHHTSIAPTGTISLSLANNASNGIEPSFAHHYSRNVIRQGKKTKEKMDVFSYELLAYRHLVNPKAMPFSEDAEAQLPAYFTTSDDVTPKQHVDIQAAAQLWVDSSISKTANVPTDFPYGEFKDIYMYAYEKGLKGCTTFRFNPEAFQGVLVKEKDLENTFYEFTTEDGQTIKLKGNEEVEYDGETHTAANLFDALKEGTYGKY